In a genomic window of Zingiber officinale cultivar Zhangliang chromosome 9B, Zo_v1.1, whole genome shotgun sequence:
- the LOC122023777 gene encoding 40S ribosomal protein S16-like, which translates to MASTATESVQCFGRKKTAVAVAHCKRGRGLIKVNGVPIELVTPEILRLKAFEPILLLGRQRFMGVDIRIRVKGGGKTSQIYAIRQSIAKALVAYNQKYVDEQSKQEIKDILVRYDRTLLVADPRRCEPKKFGGRGARARFQKSYR; encoded by the coding sequence ATGGCGTCGACGGCAACTGAATCCGTGCAGTGCTTCGGCAGGAAGAAGACAGCCGTCGCGGTGGCGCACTGCAAGCGAGGCCGTGGCCTGATCAAGGTGAACGGCGTCCCCATCGAGCTGGTGACGCCGGAGATCCTCCGCCTCAAGGCATTCGAGCCGATCCTCCTCCTCGGGCGGCAGCGGTTCATGGGAGTTGACATCCGCATCCGCGTCAAGGGCGGTGGTAAGACTTCCCAGATCTATGCCATCCGCCAGAGCATCGCCAAGGCCCTCGTCGCCTACAACCAAAAGTACGTTGACGAGCAGTCCAAGCAGGAGATCAAAGACATCCTCGTGCGCTACGACCGGACCCTTCTCGTTGCTGATCCCCGCCGATGCGAGCCCAAGAAGTTTGGTGGTCGTGGCGCTCGCGCTCGTTTCCAGAAATCGTACCGGTAG
- the LOC122023776 gene encoding uncharacterized protein LOC122023776 isoform X1 has product MARKSSNSCCAICEGSNLASICAPCVNYRLNEYSALMKSLNIVRQSYYSKLFDFLEKKRIADEQNNWISDQNEKLKKLELRLTYLKAKRVEDKAKVAEQSNDLKSKYESLELAFEIIKKKRTDVLDKFNTDLIYSQRSAYVAITSELFHRQSVIVKQICKIFPLRKVSSDGKKDGSNSMCDQICNARLPRGLDPHSVPPEQLAASLGYMIQLLNLIVPILAAPVLHNSGFAGSCSRIWQRASYWDACPFSQSKEYPLFIPRQSFCTSGGENLWSDRSSSNFGVASVESESRPYLESSRSSSFNYSLASPHSVENHTDLQKGISLLKKSVAGITTYWYNILDLDMPSEASTFETFGKLLVLLSSSKELQLIRNSLKMACSSSEKQAQQLKSSMWNESSTVSPSSSVVEGEQSILSTVDDNDLSNSNSSFICTAEMIDYVKPKSLEEGWDIVEHPTFSPPLSETEDVEHWLRAMYIDVTKK; this is encoded by the exons ATGGCGAGGAAATCCAGCAACAGCTGCTGCGCCATCTGCGAGGGTTCCAATCTTGCGTCAATTTGTGCGCCCTGCGTTAACTATAG ATTAAATGAGTACAGTGCCTTGATGAAATCTCTGAATATCGTCCGTCAATCTTACTATTCCAAGCTCTTCGATTTTCTTGAGAAGAAG AGAATAGCAGATGAGCAAAATAATTGGATATCGGATCAAAATGAGAAACTCAAGAAATTGGAGCTGCGGCTAACCTACTTAAAGGCGAAACGTGTAGAAG ATAAGGCTAAGGTTGCTGAACAATCAAATGATCTGAAGTCGAAATACGAGTCATTAGAATTAGCATTTGAAATA ATAAAAAAGAAGCGCACAGATGTATTGGATAAATTCAATACTGATCTGATATACAGCCAGCGGTCAGCTTAT gtgGCTATCACTTCTGAACTTTTTCATCGGCAGTCAGTGATTGTAAAACAGATTTGCAAGATCTTCCCTCTGCGCAAG GTGAGCTCAGATGGAAAAAAAGATGGATCAAATAGCATGTGTGACCAAATATGCAATGCTCGCTTACCTAGAGGATTGGATCCACATTCTGTACCTCCTGAACAGCTTGCAGCTTCTTTAGG GTACATGATTCAATTGCTGAATCTGATTGTTCCAATTTTGGCTGCTCCAGTTCTTCATAACTCTGGTTTTGCG GGGTCATGTTCACGGATATGGCAACGAGCCTCATATTGGGATGCTTGCCCATTCTCACAGAG CAAGGAATATCCACTTTTCATACCACGACAGAGTTTCTGCACTTCAGGTGGAGAAAATTTGTGGTCTGATAGAAGCTCCTCAAATTTCGGTGTTGCTTCAGTAGAATCTGAAAGCAGACCTTATTTAGAGAGTTCCAGAAGTAGTAGTTTTAATTATTCCCTTGCTTCACCACATTCTGTTGAAAATCACACGGACCTGCAGAAAGGAATTTCCTTACTCAAGAAAAGTGTGGCAGGCATCACAACATATTGGTATAATATCTTGGATCTGGATATGCCTTCAGAAGCTTCTACCTTTGAAACATTTGGTAAATTGTTGGTTCTTCtatcatcttcaaaggaattacAGTTGATCAGAAACTCTTTGAAGATGGCTTGCTCAAG CTCAGAAAAACAAGCTCAGCAGCTGAAGAGTTCTATGTGGAACGAAAGCTCAACAGTTAGTCCCTCAAGTAGCGTAGTCGAGGGCGAACAGTCCATACTG TCAACTGTTGATGATAACGACCTCTCAAACTCCAACTCAAGTTTCATCTGCACAGCCGAGATGATTGACTACGTAAAGCCCAAAAGCCTCGAGGAAGGGTGGGACATCGTGGAACATCCTACATTTTCCCCACCCCTATCAGAGACCGAGGACGTTGAGCACTGGTTGCGGGCTATGTACATAGATGTCACAAAGAAATAG
- the LOC122023776 gene encoding uncharacterized protein LOC122023776 isoform X2 produces MARKSSNSCCAICEGSNLASICAPCVNYRLNEYSALMKSLNIVRQSYYSKLFDFLEKKRIADEQNNWISDQNEKLKKLELRLTYLKAKRVEDKAKVAEQSNDLKSKYESLELAFEIIKKKRTDVLDKFNTDLIYSQRSAYVAITSELFHRQSVIVKQICKIFPLRKVSSDGKKDGSNSMCDQICNARLPRGLDPHSVPPEQLAASLGYMIQLLNLIVPILAAPVLHNSGFAGSCSRIWQRASYWDACPFSQSKEYPLFIPRQSFCTSGGENLWSDRSSSNFGVASVESESRPYLESSRSSSFNYSLASPHSVENHTDLQKGISLLKKSVAGITTYWYNILDLDMPSEASTFETFGKLLVLLSSSKELQLIRNSLKMACSRKTSSAAEEFYVERKLNS; encoded by the exons ATGGCGAGGAAATCCAGCAACAGCTGCTGCGCCATCTGCGAGGGTTCCAATCTTGCGTCAATTTGTGCGCCCTGCGTTAACTATAG ATTAAATGAGTACAGTGCCTTGATGAAATCTCTGAATATCGTCCGTCAATCTTACTATTCCAAGCTCTTCGATTTTCTTGAGAAGAAG AGAATAGCAGATGAGCAAAATAATTGGATATCGGATCAAAATGAGAAACTCAAGAAATTGGAGCTGCGGCTAACCTACTTAAAGGCGAAACGTGTAGAAG ATAAGGCTAAGGTTGCTGAACAATCAAATGATCTGAAGTCGAAATACGAGTCATTAGAATTAGCATTTGAAATA ATAAAAAAGAAGCGCACAGATGTATTGGATAAATTCAATACTGATCTGATATACAGCCAGCGGTCAGCTTAT gtgGCTATCACTTCTGAACTTTTTCATCGGCAGTCAGTGATTGTAAAACAGATTTGCAAGATCTTCCCTCTGCGCAAG GTGAGCTCAGATGGAAAAAAAGATGGATCAAATAGCATGTGTGACCAAATATGCAATGCTCGCTTACCTAGAGGATTGGATCCACATTCTGTACCTCCTGAACAGCTTGCAGCTTCTTTAGG GTACATGATTCAATTGCTGAATCTGATTGTTCCAATTTTGGCTGCTCCAGTTCTTCATAACTCTGGTTTTGCG GGGTCATGTTCACGGATATGGCAACGAGCCTCATATTGGGATGCTTGCCCATTCTCACAGAG CAAGGAATATCCACTTTTCATACCACGACAGAGTTTCTGCACTTCAGGTGGAGAAAATTTGTGGTCTGATAGAAGCTCCTCAAATTTCGGTGTTGCTTCAGTAGAATCTGAAAGCAGACCTTATTTAGAGAGTTCCAGAAGTAGTAGTTTTAATTATTCCCTTGCTTCACCACATTCTGTTGAAAATCACACGGACCTGCAGAAAGGAATTTCCTTACTCAAGAAAAGTGTGGCAGGCATCACAACATATTGGTATAATATCTTGGATCTGGATATGCCTTCAGAAGCTTCTACCTTTGAAACATTTGGTAAATTGTTGGTTCTTCtatcatcttcaaaggaattacAGTTGATCAGAAACTCTTTGAAGATGGCTTGCTCAAG AAAAACAAGCTCAGCAGCTGAAGAGTTCTATGTGGAACGAAAGCTCAACAGTTAG
- the LOC122025735 gene encoding uncharacterized protein LOC122025735, translated as MAETKGSLVASEPLDAPDEVDQLEAGRLSQILCRVCLRSDGRDLISPCKCEGSSKFVHRECLNYHRAVKERYAFANCTDCKAPYYLRIHIHPERKGRILQFLKFRNILCLFAMIQITICLLASIGYLVCGTQTYFGRFSYSHGRTFYDYFYYWWPLGRVYATEFNVYYGLVVLLCCLLLGFSGFFMACYNLGILKRNPQSYQDNISWSECIKAFYYGSMAEVDRAWLELMFIMEFFVIVIIPFMSILYAITIASVFGRQIWKHHFYTRGKQLLMREYVVEDVDGLVKDWCPPPLPPAHVKELAGLGFL; from the exons ATGGCGGAGACGAAGGGCTCCCTTGTGGCGTCCGAGCCCCTCGATGCTCCCGATGAGGTAGACCAGCTGGAGGCTGGGCGGCTGAGTCAAATCCTTTGCCGAGTCTGCCTCAGAAGTGATG GAAGGGATCTCATTTCACCCTGCAAATGCGAGGGATCTTCGAAGTTCGTCCACCGAGAATGCTTGAACTATCATAGGGCTGTAAAG GAAAGATATGCATTTGCCAACTGTACAGATTGCAAAGCTCCCTACTATCTAAGGATACATATTCATCCAGAAAGAAAAGGGAGAATTCTCCAGTTCCTCAAGTTTCGAAATATACTATGCTTATTTGCAATGATTCAAATT ACAATCTGTTTATTGGCAAGTATCGGGTATTTGGTTTGTGGAACCCAGACTTATTTTGGCAGATTCAGTTACTCTCATGGTAGAACTTTTTACGACTATTTCTACTATTGGTGGCCGTTAGGCAGGGTTTATGCTACAGAATTCAATGTCTATTATGGTCTTG TGGTGCTACTGTGTTGCCTTCTTCTTGGATTTTCCGGATTCTTCATGGCTTGCTATAATCTAGGAATACTCAAGCGCAACCCTCAATCATATCAAGACAACATATCCTG GAGTGAGTGTATCAAAGCATTTTACTATGGATCCATGGCAGAAGTTGATCGAGCTTGGCTAGAGTTGATGTTCATTATGGAGTTTTTTGTCATAGTGATTATCCCCTTCATGAGCATATTGTACGCCATTACCATCGCATCAGTTTTCGGCCGACAAATTTGGAAGCACCATTTTTACACACGCGGAAAACAATTGCTGATGAGA GAGTATGTAGTCGAGGATGTTGATGGTTTAGTTAAAGATTGGTGCCCACCACCCCTTCCACCTGCTCATGTCAAAGAGCTAGCAGGACTTGGATTTCTTTAG